In Mytilus trossulus isolate FHL-02 chromosome 14, PNRI_Mtr1.1.1.hap1, whole genome shotgun sequence, a genomic segment contains:
- the LOC134697803 gene encoding complement C1q-like protein 4 codes for MKSKFNIESAPAEDNSLREDNQNRDSETLSKIRKGEVSLDRASQLMDRQAVRQTTQTVAFYAQLSHNEESPGPHHTVAFDSVKTNIHNSYNRYTGAFSAPINGVYGFIYTLRMFCYNDGVFEFIKNDEVEGTIQVNVDGGCAGQFTTGSVILALNVGDTVYVRTHSTISPNGRILSDRNGSPYFTGWLIAPL; via the exons ATGAAGTCAAAGTTCAACATAGAGTCGGCACCAGCAGAGGATAATTCGTTGAGAGAGGACAATCAAAACAGGGACTCTGaaacattatcaaaaataagaaaaggaGAAGTTTCACTTGATAGAG CATCACAACTTATGGATAGGCAAGCGGTCAGACAAACTACCCAAACGGTTGCATTCTATGCACAACTGAGTCACAATGAGGAGAGCCCAGGACCGCACCACACTGTTGCATTTGATTCAGTGAAGACCAATATTCACAACAGTTACAACCGTTATACAGGCGCCTTCAGTGCTCCGATCAATGGAGTATACGggtttatatatacattgagAATGTTTTGCTATAATGATGGAGTATTCGAATTTATCAAGAATGACGAGGTGGAGGGGACGATCCAGGTGAATGTCGACGGTGGGTGTGCTGGCCAATTTACAACTGGGAGCGTCATCCTTGCCTTAAATGTTGGAGATACTGTGTATGTAAGAACCCACTCTACCATATCGCCTAATGGTCGCATTCTAAGTGATAGAAATGGTAGTCCATACTTTACTGGCTGGTTGATTGCACCGCTTTGA
- the LOC134697804 gene encoding uncharacterized protein LOC134697804, whose product MEFRNGISTMFIKILWIIVFYDTFLDVRADTTLQQNRYEERLNLVETVLVKQSNEIEDLKLVVQTQRNEITQLKVTLSKVKQLQGIHDKSISFLRRLIMKPKINLQSTTEENTMLKRDNQDKNLKRISEIVTSEVSINRASRLLNVATSAPDIRTVAFYALMSHSELNPGPHHTIAFDLVKTNIHNSYNHFTGVFTAPIHGAYGFIYALRMPCNTYGTFEIMKNDQVEGTIHVNVQNGCSGQFSTGSIVIVLNIGDAVYVRTHSTVTPTGLILSGIHGGPYFAGWLISSL is encoded by the exons ATGGAGTTTAGAAACGGCATCAGtacaatgttcataaaaattcTTTGGATTATAGTTTTCTATGACACATTTCTTGATGTACGTGCAGACACCACGTTGCAACAAAATCGGTATGAAGAGAGACTGAACCTGGTTGAGACAGTTCTTGTGAAGCAATCAAACGAGATTGAAGACCTCAAATTGGTTGTTCAGACTCAAAGGAATGAAATAACCCAATTGAAGGTGACACTTTCCAAGGTCAAACAGTTACAAGGAATTCATGACAAATCCATTTCATTTCTACGACGACTCATAATGAAGCCAAAGATAAACTTGCAATCGACAACAGAAGAAAATACTATGCTGAAAAGGGACAATCAAGACAAGAACTTAAAACGAATTTCAGAAATAGTAACGAGTGAAGTTTCAATTAACCGAG CATCGAGACTTCTAAACGTGGCGACTTCAGCACCAGACATTCGAACTGTTGCATTCTATGCACTAATGAGTCACAGTGAATTGAACCCGGGACCGCACCATACTATAGCATTTGATTTAGTTAAAACCAATATTCACAACAGTTATAATCATTTCACAGGAGTTTTCACTGCTCCGATTCATGGAGCATACGGATTTATCTACGCATTGCGAATGCCTTGTAATACATATGGAACATTCGAAATCATGAAAAACGACCAGGTCGAGGGAACAATCCATGTCAACGTCCAAAATGGATGTTCTGGTCAATTTTCGACCGGAAGTATCGTAATCGTGTTAAATATTGGAGATGCTGTGTATGTTAGAACCCACTCTACCGTAACACCTACTGGTCTCATTTTGAGCGGTATTCATGGTGGCCCGTATTTTGCTGGATGGCTGATTTCATcgctttga